In Paraburkholderia caribensis, a single window of DNA contains:
- a CDS encoding M12 family metallopeptidase yields MSYTIFHGTHKWLNGRVPFAFDELSFPIGSPHRANIENAVNAWNTGAAVVRIVPRVDESDYVRFVPDEIVAQSKVGRRGGRQDIKAAYFPAIPAGAAVSAINQLADQVDCFYFDGDGALRVNFVVGTGTWVGPNAVTGPRVGQPGQPMATARQSDSQIDVFFADNNGAVNAMWAVDSGVWEGPVPLTPPATVAPGASIATARQAEDQLDLFFVDGHGVVNVMWVTDTGIWQGPAPLTPPATAVPGAPVGSARQAEDQLDLFFVDGHGVVNVMWVADTGVWQGPAPLTPRGTAVPGAPVGSARQAEDQLDLFFVDGHGVVNVMWVTDTGVWQGPAPLTPRGTAVPGAPVGSARQAEDQLDLFFVDGHGVVNVMWVADTGVWQGPAPLTPRGTAVPGAPVGSARQAEDQLDLFFVDGSGGLNVMWVADLGVWEGPVAFVPDKYKPGTLMHELGHTIGLFHEHQRPDSAAFVTIVGGDGDSNYGPSPEATPIGPYDLQSIMHYPPKSTPPTTLKVNNKTNINVGQRDAPSVEDLAAVDYVYGRVTTSGARICISDQTPAQLDIFVADRFGAAAVKWVLGRSPWQGAVEISPLGSVTPGQPMATVRQSDNQIDVFFADNNGAVNVMWTVDSGVWEGPVPLTPPATVAPGASIATARQAEDQLDLFFVDGHGVVNVMWVADTGVWQGPAPLTPRGTAVPGAPVGSARQAEDQLDLFFVDGHGVVNVMWVTDTGVWQGPAPLTPPATAVPGAPVGSARQAEDQLDLFFVDGHGVVNVMWVADTGVWQGPAPLTPRGTAVPGAPVGSARQAEDQLDLFFVDGHGVVNVMWVTDTGVWQGPAPLTPPNTTIGGTLIVAARRFENQLHIFFTDGNGAVNSMWIVGAGAWQGPIVI; encoded by the coding sequence ATGTCATACACGATTTTCCACGGAACGCACAAATGGCTCAATGGGAGGGTGCCTTTTGCTTTCGACGAACTGTCCTTTCCAATCGGCTCACCGCATCGCGCCAACATTGAAAACGCAGTAAATGCGTGGAACACCGGGGCCGCCGTGGTGAGGATAGTCCCCCGTGTAGACGAAAGCGATTACGTCAGGTTCGTTCCGGACGAGATCGTTGCTCAGTCCAAAGTTGGTCGCAGGGGAGGGCGTCAGGACATCAAGGCCGCCTATTTTCCGGCGATTCCCGCTGGGGCGGCAGTGTCCGCGATCAATCAATTAGCGGATCAGGTCGACTGCTTTTACTTCGATGGCGACGGCGCGTTGCGAGTTAACTTTGTTGTTGGAACTGGTACTTGGGTAGGACCAAATGCGGTGACTGGACCCAGGGTCGGTCAACCCGGCCAGCCGATGGCGACCGCGCGGCAGTCGGACAGCCAGATCGATGTGTTCTTCGCGGACAACAACGGCGCAGTCAACGCCATGTGGGCGGTCGACTCAGGCGTGTGGGAAGGGCCGGTTCCCCTCACGCCACCCGCTACGGTTGCGCCCGGCGCCTCTATCGCGACCGCCCGACAAGCCGAGGATCAGCTCGACCTGTTCTTTGTGGACGGCCACGGTGTTGTGAATGTGATGTGGGTGACCGACACAGGCATCTGGCAAGGGCCGGCCCCGCTCACGCCACCCGCCACGGCCGTGCCGGGTGCTCCGGTCGGGTCCGCCCGACAAGCCGAGGATCAGCTCGACCTGTTCTTCGTGGACGGCCACGGCGTTGTGAATGTGATGTGGGTGGCCGACACAGGCGTCTGGCAGGGGCCGGCCCCGCTCACACCACGCGGCACGGCCGTGCCGGGTGCTCCGGTGGGATCTGCCCGACAAGCCGAGGATCAGCTCGACCTGTTCTTTGTGGACGGCCACGGTGTTGTGAATGTGATGTGGGTGACCGACACAGGCGTCTGGCAGGGGCCGGCCCCGCTCACACCACGCGGCACGGCCGTGCCGGGTGCTCCGGTCGGGTCCGCCCGACAAGCCGAGGATCAGCTCGACCTGTTCTTCGTGGACGGCCACGGCGTTGTGAATGTGATGTGGGTGGCCGACACAGGCGTCTGGCAGGGGCCGGCCCCGCTCACACCACGCGGCACGGCCGTGCCGGGTGCTCCGGTCGGGTCCGCCCGACAAGCCGAGGATCAGCTCGACCTGTTCTTTGTGGACGGTAGCGGTGGGTTGAACGTTATGTGGGTTGCTGATCTGGGTGTATGGGAAGGACCAGTTGCGTTCGTGCCTGACAAATATAAGCCCGGTACGCTGATGCATGAACTTGGTCATACGATTGGGCTCTTTCACGAGCATCAGCGGCCTGATTCGGCAGCATTCGTTACGATCGTTGGTGGTGATGGTGATTCGAACTATGGACCATCCCCGGAAGCCACTCCGATTGGGCCGTACGACCTCCAATCGATCATGCATTACCCTCCCAAAAGCACCCCTCCGACCACCCTGAAGGTCAATAACAAAACCAACATTAACGTTGGACAACGTGACGCGCCCAGCGTGGAGGATCTTGCAGCTGTCGACTACGTGTATGGGAGGGTAACGACGTCAGGCGCGCGGATTTGTATCTCTGACCAGACGCCTGCACAGCTAGACATCTTCGTCGCCGATCGCTTCGGCGCGGCGGCCGTCAAGTGGGTACTGGGACGCAGTCCCTGGCAGGGAGCCGTCGAGATTAGCCCGCTGGGAAGCGTCACGCCCGGCCAGCCGATGGCGACCGTGCGGCAGTCGGACAACCAGATCGATGTGTTCTTCGCGGACAACAACGGCGCAGTCAACGTCATGTGGACGGTCGACTCAGGCGTGTGGGAAGGGCCGGTCCCGCTCACGCCACCCGCTACGGTTGCGCCCGGCGCCTCTATCGCGACCGCCCGACAAGCCGAGGATCAGCTCGACCTGTTCTTCGTGGACGGCCACGGCGTTGTGAATGTGATGTGGGTGGCCGACACAGGCGTCTGGCAGGGGCCGGCCCCGCTCACACCACGCGGCACGGCCGTGCCGGGTGCTCCGGTCGGATCTGCCCGACAAGCCGAGGATCAGCTCGACCTGTTCTTTGTGGACGGCCACGGTGTTGTGAATGTGATGTGGGTGACCGACACAGGCGTCTGGCAAGGGCCGGCCCCGCTCACGCCACCCGCCACGGCCGTGCCGGGTGCTCCGGTCGGGTCCGCCCGACAAGCCGAGGATCAGCTCGACCTGTTCTTCGTGGACGGCCACGGCGTTGTGAATGTGATGTGGGTGGCCGACACAGGCGTCTGGCAGGGGCCGGCCCCGCTCACACCACGCGGCACGGCCGTGCCGGGTGCTCCGGTGGGATCTGCCCGACAAGCCGAGGATCAGCTCGACCTGTTCTTTGTGGACGGCCACGGTGTTGTGAATGTGATGTGGGTGACCGACACAGGCGTCTGGCAGGGGCCGGCCCCGCTCACACCACCAAACACTACAATCGGTGGCACACTCATTGTCGCGGCCCGTCGGTTCGAGAATCAGCTGCATATATTCTTCACCGACGGCAACGGTGCCGTCAATTCGATGTGGATCGTCGGTGCGGGCGCATGGCAAGGGCCGATCGTGATCTAG